One segment of Candidatus Manganitrophus noduliformans DNA contains the following:
- a CDS encoding putative bifunctional diguanylate cyclase/phosphodiesterase — translation MSDISEDSVAGTSIRLLADKEALEKEIAERKRIEAELKRSLSLLNATLEATADGILVVNQQGKIALFNSKFIEMWEIPHPVFTLGDPEKAMAALLKPIKDVESFSARLNALNQSDSENQGTLELIDGRILAWYAKPQQIGGERIGRVWCFHDITERKQAEERLNHLTNFDLLTNLPNRLLFRDRLGLAISRAPWHKRSVGVLLLDLDRFKVVNETLGQAMGDFLLKAVSERLSATVREGDTVARLGDDMFGLILDDLAQPADSFRVSQKILDSLGKPFQLKGQEIFVSASIGIAIFPNDGDEIDLLMKHADTAMYRAKEQGGNNYQLYAPAMNQHATKRLALENNLRRALERGEFLLYYQPKVDLTTGQIVGMEALIRWKSPEAGMVSPADFIPLAEETGLIVPMGEWILRTACAQNKAWQKQGLPPVRMGVNLSARQLQRQNLIGTIAHVLNETGLDPNYLELELTESLIMKSNESTMTELRELHLGGIEISIDDFGTGYSSLSYLKRLPIDTLKIDKSFVQEVTTDLDDAAIVAAIITMAHTLKLKVVAEAVETVEQLEFLRGLKCDQMQGYLFSKPLPAEEITRLLAEGKHL, via the coding sequence ATGAGTGATATCTCGGAAGACAGCGTCGCCGGAACGTCGATCCGCCTCCTGGCGGATAAGGAAGCGCTGGAAAAAGAGATCGCGGAGCGGAAAAGGATCGAGGCGGAATTAAAGCGCAGCCTCTCATTGCTGAATGCCACACTCGAAGCCACCGCCGACGGCATCCTCGTCGTGAATCAGCAGGGTAAGATCGCCTTGTTCAATTCGAAATTTATAGAGATGTGGGAGATCCCGCATCCTGTCTTCACTTTGGGAGACCCGGAGAAAGCAATGGCCGCTCTCCTGAAGCCGATCAAGGATGTGGAAAGCTTTTCGGCAAGGCTCAACGCGCTCAACCAATCGGATTCGGAGAATCAAGGCACGTTGGAATTGATCGATGGGAGAATACTGGCATGGTACGCGAAGCCGCAGCAGATCGGCGGAGAGCGGATCGGCCGAGTTTGGTGCTTCCATGACATCACGGAGCGGAAGCAGGCGGAGGAGCGTCTCAACCACTTGACCAACTTTGACCTCCTTACCAACCTTCCGAATCGTCTTCTCTTTCGGGACCGTCTGGGGCTGGCGATTTCACGGGCTCCCTGGCATAAACGATCGGTCGGCGTTCTCCTGCTTGATCTCGACCGGTTCAAAGTGGTGAACGAGACGCTCGGGCAAGCGATGGGGGATTTCCTGCTGAAGGCCGTGTCGGAGCGGCTGTCCGCCACGGTGAGGGAGGGAGATACCGTCGCGCGGCTGGGAGACGACATGTTCGGTTTGATCCTGGACGATCTCGCGCAACCGGCCGACAGCTTTCGCGTTTCTCAAAAAATTCTCGACTCATTGGGGAAACCGTTTCAGTTAAAGGGACAGGAGATCTTCGTTTCAGCCAGCATCGGAATTGCGATTTTTCCCAATGACGGAGACGAGATCGATCTGCTGATGAAACATGCCGACACGGCGATGTATCGCGCCAAAGAGCAGGGCGGGAACAATTACCAGCTCTATGCGCCGGCGATGAATCAACATGCCACCAAACGTCTCGCTTTGGAAAACAATCTCCGCCGTGCGTTGGAGCGGGGGGAGTTCCTGCTCTATTACCAACCCAAGGTCGATCTCACGACGGGACAGATCGTGGGGATGGAGGCCCTGATCCGATGGAAATCCCCGGAGGCCGGAATGGTCTCTCCCGCGGACTTCATCCCGCTTGCGGAGGAGACCGGTCTCATCGTTCCGATGGGGGAGTGGATCTTGCGCACCGCCTGCGCGCAGAACAAGGCTTGGCAGAAGCAGGGGCTTCCGCCGGTGCGAATGGGGGTCAACCTTTCGGCCCGCCAGCTTCAAAGACAAAATCTCATCGGAACCATCGCCCATGTGCTGAACGAGACCGGCCTCGATCCGAATTATCTGGAGCTGGAATTGACGGAAAGTCTGATCATGAAGAGCAATGAGAGCACGATGACCGAGCTGCGGGAGTTGCATTTGGGAGGGATTGAAATCTCGATCGACGATTTCGGAACGGGATACTCTTCCCTCAGCTATTTGAAGCGGCTTCCGATCGACACGCTGAAAATAGATAAGTCCTTCGTGCAGGAGGTGACGACCGATCTGGACGACGCCGCCATTGTGGCTGCGATCATCACGATGGCCCACACATTGAAGCTGAAAGTGGTGGCCGAGGCGGTGGAAACGGTCGAACAGTTGGAATTTTTACGAGGGTTGAAATGCGATCAGATGCAGGGCTATCTTTTCAGCAAGCCTTTGCCGGCGGAGGAGATCACCCGGCTTTTGGCCGAAGGAAAACATTTGTAA
- a CDS encoding ATP-binding protein: MFLFHLTAGLALTAITVFLLGLFVLIRKGRERLGVLFFLWCLSISWWSFFEILLIQSSNEKSALFWGRIMQAGDMHLPTLFVHFILTLLGLQIARWKLIALYGVSTLLSVLCFTPLVISGVGPSNLFSFFIKPGPLYIYMIIFFISCVIYGQLKLYQAYSSASPSKKVQIGYFFWSSIGGWIGGCANFLLVYDIKIPLLNEYGTYAVPFFAVSTTYSIVRHQLMDIRTVIHMTIMWLTTFSLALIPILVVILPAKRWLADLTNLQISALISAYFVFLVLYIKTVQPRIDHFFQRRKYDMEKILHGMVKELALLKDLMELTEKIAATIREAMYVSHSSIILWEKKKQGYLNINGPNQNVDLSTHASFLNWMKVKDRVIEWNEIEAEPQYKEIRIPARNYFEALSAKIALPLVHEDQLIGVINLGEKDNLKPFTREDIEFLSTLRAQSTISLSNSLLYEDVHKMSEELRRWASELEEKVATRTHELSERTKELSESKTELERSYQKLQELDRIKSQFFANISHEFRTPLTLILAPLESFLNQPNLPEEQRKHFQIMYQNGLRLLKLINNLLDLAKIDTGKMPLSYSKTDLVAFIKGIISSLTPLTYKKQIHVSFLADRSVIEFYFDRDKIEKVLLNLLFNAIKFTERGGEIILSCAEKEGHVVVKVSDTGVGIGRENLHKLFSRFTQLDASATRQHEGTGIGLALSKELVELHQGKIWVESEVGRGTVISFTLPSLKEMPISSLFTPCQENSEENWFRSLHKTAEYAEGRILQESAALPPQFATEEKSRPKILIVEDNSDMLDFIGTLLQGDYNVALARNGAEGLERAKTDPPDLILADIMMPMKDGYQLCREIKEDLTTRHIPVVLVTAKADLSMKIEGLNQGADDYLTKPFSSEELKARVRSLLNLRTLEKEIQMRNQALEKTLAELRKTQTQLIHSAKMAALGTLVAGLSHEMNNPLTPVIGFAELLLGMPLPKEAHQCADTISREARRCAAVIRSLSDFARKSPPLWQGNDLNSLIHSVLELNASYLRTDNIVLELNLDPRLPKTLVDGNQIKQVLLNLINNAHQAVLINEEERRIQIVSEQTAGLLRITIGDNGPGIPKEVQSRLFEPFFTTKPEGEGTGLGLAISHGIIASHGGKLGFISEEGIGTRFWFELPIRTAASTAPTLPSETSVLHQDRRALVVDDEPMVLEVCKTALEQIGFVVDAVHSGEAALEQLTKTSYDLLVADIRMPGMGGIQFLEQVGRVYPEILDRTILITGDAVNSVTSAFLNRTRITVLEKPFDLAELQHRAKSILERNSTQRWRV, translated from the coding sequence ATGTTCTTATTTCATTTAACGGCCGGACTCGCTCTCACGGCAATTACCGTATTCCTTCTCGGACTGTTCGTTCTTATAAGAAAAGGACGTGAACGTTTAGGCGTTCTCTTCTTTCTTTGGTGCCTCTCTATTTCATGGTGGAGCTTTTTTGAGATTCTCCTTATACAAAGCTCAAATGAAAAATCGGCCCTATTCTGGGGCCGAATTATGCAAGCCGGAGACATGCACCTTCCAACCCTCTTTGTACATTTCATTTTAACGCTTTTAGGGTTGCAGATCGCTCGTTGGAAACTTATTGCCCTATACGGGGTGAGCACCTTGCTTAGCGTTCTCTGTTTTACTCCTCTCGTTATCTCGGGTGTGGGGCCAAGCAATCTTTTCTCTTTCTTCATTAAGCCCGGTCCGTTATATATTTATATGATTATTTTTTTCATATCATGTGTGATTTACGGACAACTAAAGTTATATCAAGCTTACTCCTCTGCCTCACCCTCGAAAAAAGTTCAAATCGGATATTTCTTCTGGAGTTCAATCGGCGGATGGATTGGAGGTTGCGCGAACTTCCTCCTCGTTTATGATATTAAAATCCCCCTTTTAAATGAATACGGCACGTATGCCGTTCCTTTCTTTGCGGTATCCACAACCTATTCCATTGTTCGCCATCAACTCATGGATATTCGAACCGTCATTCACATGACCATAATGTGGTTGACAACTTTCTCTTTGGCCCTTATACCGATCCTGGTCGTCATTTTACCGGCTAAGCGGTGGCTAGCGGATCTTACCAACCTCCAGATTTCCGCTCTGATCTCAGCGTACTTTGTGTTTCTAGTCCTCTACATCAAAACCGTTCAACCCCGGATCGACCACTTTTTCCAGCGGCGAAAGTATGACATGGAAAAAATCCTGCATGGAATGGTAAAGGAACTCGCTCTGCTCAAGGATCTAATGGAACTAACAGAGAAAATTGCGGCCACCATTCGAGAAGCCATGTATGTTTCCCATTCTTCAATCATTCTGTGGGAAAAGAAAAAACAGGGCTATCTAAACATCAACGGGCCAAACCAAAATGTCGATCTTTCGACTCATGCTTCTTTTCTCAATTGGATGAAAGTGAAAGATCGCGTCATTGAATGGAATGAGATCGAAGCTGAACCCCAATATAAAGAGATTAGAATTCCGGCGCGAAATTATTTCGAAGCGTTGTCAGCCAAGATAGCTCTCCCTCTAGTGCATGAAGATCAACTGATCGGCGTCATCAACCTAGGCGAGAAAGATAACCTCAAGCCCTTCACCCGTGAAGATATCGAATTCCTATCGACGCTTCGAGCTCAATCGACCATTTCACTTTCTAACTCCCTTTTGTACGAAGATGTCCACAAAATGTCCGAAGAGCTCCGGCGCTGGGCCTCGGAGTTGGAAGAAAAGGTTGCTACGCGAACGCATGAGCTTTCCGAACGAACAAAAGAGCTCTCTGAAAGTAAGACAGAATTAGAACGCTCCTATCAGAAGCTCCAGGAGCTCGACCGCATCAAATCTCAGTTCTTCGCAAACATCTCTCACGAGTTTCGAACGCCCCTTACGCTCATTCTCGCGCCGCTCGAATCTTTTCTCAATCAACCGAATCTTCCGGAAGAACAGCGAAAACACTTTCAGATCATGTATCAGAACGGACTTCGTCTTCTTAAACTCATCAACAACTTATTAGATTTGGCAAAGATCGATACCGGGAAAATGCCGCTTTCTTATTCAAAGACCGACTTGGTGGCATTTATTAAAGGGATTATCTCTTCTCTCACCCCTCTCACCTACAAAAAACAGATCCACGTCTCATTTCTGGCTGATAGAAGCGTGATCGAATTCTATTTCGATCGCGATAAAATCGAAAAGGTCCTCCTGAATCTGCTATTTAATGCCATTAAGTTTACCGAACGGGGCGGAGAAATTATTCTCTCCTGCGCGGAAAAAGAGGGGCATGTTGTTGTCAAAGTATCGGATACGGGCGTCGGCATCGGCAGAGAAAATCTTCACAAGCTCTTCAGCCGTTTTACACAGCTCGATGCCTCCGCCACCCGACAACACGAAGGAACCGGGATCGGCCTTGCCCTTTCTAAAGAGTTGGTGGAGCTCCATCAAGGAAAGATCTGGGTCGAGAGTGAAGTCGGAAGGGGAACGGTCATCTCCTTCACCCTTCCTTCTCTTAAAGAGATGCCCATATCAAGCCTCTTCACACCTTGCCAAGAAAATTCAGAGGAGAATTGGTTCCGCTCGCTTCACAAGACGGCGGAGTATGCGGAAGGAAGAATCCTTCAAGAATCCGCTGCACTCCCTCCGCAATTCGCAACGGAAGAAAAGAGCAGACCGAAGATCCTTATCGTTGAAGACAACTCCGACATGCTCGACTTCATCGGCACTCTCCTTCAGGGGGACTATAACGTTGCTCTTGCTCGAAACGGAGCCGAAGGGCTTGAGCGAGCAAAGACCGACCCTCCCGATCTGATCCTCGCCGACATCATGATGCCGATGAAGGATGGTTATCAGCTCTGCCGTGAAATAAAAGAGGACCTCACAACGCGTCACATCCCGGTGGTCTTGGTCACCGCCAAGGCCGATCTGTCGATGAAGATCGAAGGATTGAACCAAGGGGCCGATGATTACTTGACCAAACCATTTAGCTCCGAAGAGTTGAAGGCGCGCGTGAGATCACTTCTAAACCTTCGGACGCTCGAAAAAGAAATTCAGATGAGAAACCAGGCGCTGGAGAAAACGCTCGCCGAGCTGCGAAAGACTCAGACGCAACTGATTCACTCGGCCAAAATGGCGGCGCTGGGAACCTTGGTGGCCGGCCTCTCACACGAGATGAACAATCCACTGACTCCGGTGATCGGTTTTGCTGAGCTTCTCTTAGGCATGCCTCTTCCTAAAGAGGCGCATCAGTGTGCAGACACCATCTCCAGGGAAGCGCGCCGATGTGCCGCTGTTATAAGAAGCCTCTCGGACTTTGCACGCAAATCTCCCCCGCTCTGGCAAGGAAACGATTTGAACAGCTTGATTCATTCTGTTTTGGAGCTGAACGCCTCTTACCTTCGCACCGACAATATCGTACTCGAATTGAATCTCGATCCACGTCTTCCCAAAACACTTGTGGATGGCAACCAGATCAAGCAGGTTCTGTTAAATCTCATCAACAATGCTCACCAAGCCGTTTTGATAAATGAGGAAGAACGGAGAATCCAAATTGTTTCGGAACAAACTGCAGGGCTCCTACGAATCACAATTGGGGACAATGGTCCGGGAATTCCCAAGGAAGTTCAGTCCCGGCTCTTCGAGCCTTTTTTCACGACGAAGCCGGAAGGAGAAGGAACGGGGTTGGGATTGGCGATCTCGCATGGGATCATCGCATCTCATGGCGGGAAGCTCGGATTTATCTCTGAGGAAGGGATCGGGACACGCTTCTGGTTTGAGCTGCCGATCCGTACCGCTGCATCCACTGCTCCCACTCTCCCCTCAGAAACAAGTGTACTCCATCAAGACAGACGGGCGCTGGTGGTGGACGATGAGCCGATGGTTCTGGAGGTCTGCAAGACGGCATTGGAGCAGATCGGATTTGTTGTCGATGCGGTGCACAGCGGAGAAGCCGCCTTGGAACAATTGACCAAAACCTCCTATGACCTGCTGGTCGCCGATATTCGTATGCCGGGGATGGGCGGGATTCAGTTTCTGGAGCAGGTCGGCCGCGTCTATCCGGAGATCTTGGATCGGACCATTTTAATCACTGGGGATGCTGTCAATTCAGTGACGTCGGCGTTCCTCAATCGAACCCGCATCACCGTTCTGGAAAAACCGTTCGACCTCGCAGAGCTTCAACACCGGGCAAAGTCAATTCTAGAACGAAATTCAACCCAACGGTGGAGAGTTTGA
- a CDS encoding acyl-CoA dehydrogenase family protein — MKTKTSVFFDRRQNAVPINFNDRRTAERRIAEEPISPERRRLFSQIRHFDRENINIQVYLQSEGKEIHGHTQNISLGGLLVYSTIALNNGDPTILQFSFGEHACFVNISGQVVFCHLVNDKESGQYVIGIKFTAIRDFEQRILITAFQTLKQSTITQQKSSLRIVASKDTLAQEAANLPNHTFRIGQTAFANLKPTVLTQKDPTSLLNGVSFELTDEQKALQETVRKFTEKEIEPVAGYYDRTGEFPRDIIQKAFELGLLTCYIPEKFGGNGLGIFETALITEELAAGCVGITTSIMVNLLGISPLLIAATESQKEKYLTSYCRQLTLYSFCFTEPDAGSDPSRIATRAELVGDHYILNGSKCFITNGGVSDYYVVFATVDRSIGTKGLTAFLTPSKAEGISIGKTLDKMGQRASNTAEIFFDNVKIPVENRIGKEHEGYKIAMLSISRSRINVAAGSVGVARTAMDHAMRYVQKRVQFNQALANFQYVQFRLADMASAIDAARLLAWRAAWVHDKGQRYAKQASMAKDFAGDMVMKATSEALDLLGGYGYSKEFPMEKLMRDAKLMQIYEGPSPVHKTIIYRELANEYGLC, encoded by the coding sequence ATGAAAACAAAAACCTCAGTTTTCTTCGACAGAAGGCAGAACGCCGTACCAATCAATTTTAACGATAGAAGGACAGCCGAACGAAGGATCGCTGAAGAACCGATCTCGCCAGAACGACGACGCCTGTTCTCGCAAATACGTCACTTTGATCGAGAAAATATTAATATCCAAGTTTATCTACAATCAGAAGGAAAAGAGATACACGGCCATACGCAAAATATAAGTTTAGGAGGCCTTCTCGTTTACAGCACTATTGCTCTAAACAATGGAGATCCTACAATCCTTCAATTCTCCTTTGGAGAGCATGCTTGTTTTGTCAATATTTCGGGACAGGTTGTCTTTTGCCATTTGGTAAACGATAAAGAATCTGGACAGTATGTGATCGGAATTAAATTTACCGCTATTCGTGATTTTGAGCAGAGAATTCTAATAACAGCGTTTCAAACCCTCAAACAGAGTACTATTACCCAGCAGAAATCATCATTGAGAATCGTTGCCTCAAAGGATACCTTAGCCCAGGAGGCAGCCAATCTTCCAAATCATACTTTCAGAATTGGACAAACAGCCTTTGCCAATTTGAAACCCACTGTTCTCACTCAAAAAGACCCGACCTCTCTGTTAAACGGAGTCAGCTTTGAACTGACCGATGAACAAAAAGCATTGCAAGAAACCGTACGAAAATTTACCGAAAAAGAGATCGAGCCTGTTGCTGGATACTACGATCGAACCGGAGAATTTCCTCGGGATATAATCCAAAAAGCTTTTGAACTTGGCTTATTGACTTGTTACATCCCAGAAAAGTTTGGCGGAAATGGGTTAGGAATTTTTGAAACGGCGTTGATCACAGAAGAGCTTGCCGCAGGTTGCGTGGGTATTACCACATCAATTATGGTCAATCTTCTTGGAATAAGTCCACTTCTTATCGCTGCAACAGAATCGCAGAAAGAGAAATATTTAACATCCTATTGTCGTCAGTTAACTCTGTATTCGTTTTGCTTCACTGAACCAGATGCTGGTTCAGATCCAAGCCGTATTGCGACAAGAGCTGAATTGGTTGGAGATCACTATATTCTAAATGGTTCAAAATGTTTTATCACAAATGGAGGTGTTTCTGACTATTATGTTGTCTTTGCTACCGTTGACAGGAGCATTGGAACAAAAGGGCTTACGGCTTTTCTAACACCATCTAAAGCTGAGGGCATCAGTATTGGCAAAACTCTCGATAAAATGGGACAGCGCGCTTCAAATACAGCAGAGATATTTTTCGATAATGTCAAAATTCCTGTAGAAAATAGGATCGGTAAAGAACATGAGGGATATAAAATCGCGATGCTGTCTATATCACGATCAAGAATCAATGTTGCTGCAGGCTCAGTTGGGGTGGCAAGGACCGCGATGGATCACGCCATGCGATATGTTCAGAAGCGAGTACAATTTAACCAAGCGTTAGCCAATTTTCAATATGTACAGTTTAGACTAGCTGATATGGCAAGTGCTATTGATGCGGCAAGATTACTGGCCTGGCGAGCTGCATGGGTACATGATAAAGGACAACGATACGCCAAACAAGCATCAATGGCCAAGGACTTTGCCGGTGATATGGTAATGAAGGCGACTAGTGAAGCACTCGATCTTCTCGGTGGCTACGGCTACTCGAAAGAATTCCCAATGGAAAAACTAATGCGAGATGCAAAACTGATGCAGATTTACGAGGGACCATCGCCAGTCCATAAGACAATAATTTATCGAGAATTGGCAAACGAATATGGTCTGTGTTAA
- a CDS encoding response regulator has translation MDTQNTILIVDDESGPRESLKLILKPFYNIEIAEDGPQALEIIQKKKIDLVTLDLKMPGMQGEEVLSRIKEAHPEVEVLIITGHGTLKNAIELIRKGASGYELKPFTITEVVMNISKTLDRKNKMQKLKQIFNPG, from the coding sequence ATGGACACCCAAAACACCATCCTCATCGTCGACGATGAGAGCGGACCGCGCGAGTCGCTGAAGCTCATCTTGAAGCCGTTCTACAACATTGAAATCGCCGAAGACGGTCCGCAGGCGTTGGAAATCATACAAAAGAAGAAGATCGATCTGGTCACGCTCGATTTAAAGATGCCGGGGATGCAGGGGGAAGAAGTCCTCAGTCGGATCAAGGAAGCGCATCCGGAGGTCGAGGTGTTGATTATCACCGGTCACGGAACGTTGAAAAATGCGATCGAGCTCATCCGAAAGGGGGCCAGCGGATATGAGTTGAAGCCCTTCACGATTACCGAAGTCGTCATGAATATTTCAAAAACACTCGACAGAAAAAATAAAATGCAAAAACTCAAGCAGATCTTCAACCCGGGCTAG
- a CDS encoding PilZ domain-containing protein, giving the protein MLSQLLFHERRRINILLQTNDRRNGERRQRVEAYSPERRRPASRIRCQEREGIVLPIRLEIEGKDRVGHMVNISPGGVMIRTNTPLREGLEVFLHLFSEQDAFSLRLFGRIVFCRSLEERGSLSQAVGIQFRTSGEFNQKVLAATIDLISKKDATEDQFGISILISDERHLVEKQPGALPMLPLISKAITQIREMPINQITSPETRRTTVGGRRKKQELRFTPDPDWVIKMNQSLEPYRQVILQSRLVQETSKGQLSLKQIRGWNIQFYPFIHSVPHFIALNLARANDPMSRTYLIDNIRVEKRHADQWVDMAQGFGVSTEELFQSPILAEVEALTHWMWSVTTRASFIESVAALHYAIEGITQEIAAIMVKELNKYKLFEWVHLDRKACQWMEMHTRYDHRHPYKALEIIKLHAVSLKDQEKVKEATQRSLEYLFLALEACYVAFA; this is encoded by the coding sequence ATGTTGAGTCAACTCCTATTTCATGAGCGACGGAGGATCAATATATTGTTGCAGACCAATGACCGGCGCAATGGAGAGCGGCGTCAACGGGTTGAAGCTTACTCGCCGGAGCGGCGCCGTCCTGCTTCGAGAATCCGATGTCAGGAGCGAGAAGGTATCGTCCTACCTATCCGTCTCGAGATTGAGGGAAAAGACAGGGTCGGTCACATGGTAAATATCAGCCCCGGGGGGGTAATGATTCGAACGAATACGCCATTGCGCGAAGGTTTGGAGGTCTTCCTGCATCTCTTCTCGGAACAGGATGCCTTTTCTCTTCGTTTGTTCGGTCGGATAGTTTTCTGTCGTTCATTGGAGGAGAGAGGATCGTTGTCGCAGGCAGTTGGCATCCAATTTCGGACCTCAGGCGAATTTAACCAGAAAGTGCTCGCTGCGACCATTGATTTGATCAGCAAAAAGGATGCAACAGAGGACCAGTTCGGAATCAGTATTCTTATCTCAGATGAGCGACACCTCGTTGAAAAACAGCCGGGAGCTCTGCCGATGCTTCCGTTAATCAGTAAAGCGATAACCCAAATAAGGGAAATGCCGATCAACCAAATAACGTCGCCGGAAACGAGGCGCACCACGGTGGGGGGAAGGAGAAAAAAACAGGAGCTTCGATTTACCCCCGATCCCGACTGGGTTATCAAAATGAACCAATCCCTTGAACCGTATCGTCAGGTAATTTTGCAGTCGCGTTTGGTCCAGGAAACATCTAAAGGGCAACTTTCGCTAAAGCAAATCCGGGGATGGAATATTCAGTTTTATCCTTTTATTCACAGTGTCCCTCATTTCATAGCGTTGAATTTGGCGAGGGCAAACGATCCGATGTCGCGGACGTATCTCATTGATAATATCCGTGTTGAGAAGCGCCATGCCGATCAGTGGGTTGACATGGCTCAGGGATTCGGCGTGAGCACGGAAGAGCTCTTTCAATCTCCTATCCTGGCAGAAGTGGAGGCACTGACACACTGGATGTGGTCGGTCACTACCCGGGCTAGCTTTATCGAATCGGTGGCTGCATTACACTATGCGATCGAGGGAATCACCCAAGAAATAGCAGCAATCATGGTTAAGGAGTTGAATAAATATAAGCTGTTTGAATGGGTTCATCTTGATCGAAAGGCGTGCCAGTGGATGGAAATGCACACTCGTTATGATCACCGCCACCCCTACAAAGCGCTCGAGATTATTAAACTCCATGCAGTATCGCTAAAGGACCAGGAGAAGGTCAAGGAAGCGACCCAGCGCAGTCTGGAATATCTCTTTCTTGCACTGGAAGCATGTTATGTCGCTTTTGCGTGA